One region of Catenuloplanes indicus genomic DNA includes:
- a CDS encoding alpha/beta hydrolase, whose product MEIDVLGEPYERRTIDLGQDDEGPVVATLVRRRSDHSDGRAVLYVHGFVDYFFQTHLAEFFTDRGWDFYALDLRKYGRSLLPHQTPNFCRSLDEYFPELDEAARIIREEDGHDRMLVAAHSTGGLIASLWADARRTRGWVDGLFLNSPFFDLNVPWVVRRPLLSAVCRATRRNPYGTLPQSLNQIYGESIHADHRGEWNYNLEWKPLAGFPVRYGWLNAIRDAQARLRRGLDVDAPILLACSARSFRGARWDEAARLADAVLNVEHIAQWATHLGGHLTLVRFDGGLHDLTLSGPEVRERVFTEVDRWARVYVPARAPEDQDRGAGSPESSPPPGAEAAPSRPLATPADRA is encoded by the coding sequence GTGGAGATTGACGTTCTCGGCGAGCCCTACGAGCGCCGCACGATCGACCTCGGGCAGGACGACGAGGGACCCGTCGTCGCCACGCTGGTGCGCCGCCGCAGCGACCATTCGGACGGCCGGGCCGTGCTCTACGTGCACGGGTTCGTGGACTATTTCTTCCAGACCCACCTGGCCGAGTTCTTCACCGACCGCGGATGGGACTTCTACGCGCTGGACCTGCGCAAATACGGCCGGAGCCTGTTGCCGCACCAGACCCCGAACTTCTGCCGCAGCCTGGACGAGTACTTCCCCGAGCTGGACGAGGCGGCCCGGATCATCCGCGAGGAGGACGGTCACGACCGGATGCTGGTCGCGGCGCACTCCACCGGTGGACTGATCGCCTCGCTGTGGGCGGACGCACGACGTACCCGTGGCTGGGTCGACGGTCTGTTCCTGAACAGCCCGTTCTTCGACCTGAACGTGCCCTGGGTGGTGCGCCGGCCGCTGCTGTCCGCGGTGTGCCGGGCGACGCGGCGCAACCCCTACGGGACGCTGCCGCAGAGCCTGAACCAGATCTACGGTGAGAGCATCCACGCCGACCACCGCGGCGAGTGGAACTACAACCTGGAGTGGAAGCCGCTGGCCGGCTTCCCGGTGCGGTACGGCTGGCTGAACGCGATCCGGGATGCCCAGGCCCGGTTGCGCCGCGGGCTGGACGTCGACGCGCCGATCCTGCTGGCCTGCTCGGCCCGCAGCTTCCGGGGCGCGCGCTGGGACGAGGCGGCCCGGCTGGCCGACGCGGTGCTCAATGTCGAGCACATCGCTCAGTGGGCGACGCACCTCGGCGGCCACCTCACGCTGGTGCGCTTCGACGGTGGCCTGCACGACCTGACGCTGTCCGGCCCGGAGGTGCGGGAACGCGTTTTCACCGAGGTTGATCGATGGGCTCGGGTGTATGTACCGGCTCGGGCTCCGGAAGATCAAGATCGGGGAGCGGGATCTCCGGAGTCGTCTCCTCCTCCGGGCGCGGAAGCGGCACCCAGCCGCCCGCTCGCCACACCAGCAGATCGTGCATGA
- a CDS encoding transposase: MAAPKKYPDELRARAVRLYRESDPKPTIRRLAEQLNVHHEALRNWIRQAEADAGERHDRPTTEMAEENRRLREEVAELRRVNEILRAASSYFASELGPTRRRS; encoded by the coding sequence GTGGCCGCACCGAAGAAGTACCCCGACGAACTACGGGCGCGGGCTGTGCGCCTGTATCGCGAGTCGGACCCGAAGCCGACCATCCGGCGTCTGGCCGAGCAGTTGAACGTGCATCACGAAGCGCTCAGGAACTGGATCCGTCAAGCCGAGGCTGACGCGGGCGAACGTCATGACCGGCCGACCACCGAGATGGCCGAGGAGAACCGCCGGCTGCGTGAAGAGGTTGCTGAGCTGCGCCGGGTCAACGAGATCCTGCGTGCCGCCAGCAGTTATTTCGCGTCGGAGCTCGGCCCGACCCGGCGACGGTCATGA